In Pectinophora gossypiella chromosome 1, ilPecGoss1.1, whole genome shotgun sequence, one genomic interval encodes:
- the LOC126379798 gene encoding transcription factor Sp4-like isoform X4 — translation MMSSEPTKVQVEYINEDKSTKEGGGSQSPLALLAATCSRLGAAGMGPEHQHPVKDEQHYSPQQQQQAQQQQAQQQAQQQAQQQAQQQQAQQQAQQQAQQQAQQQAQQQAQQQQQAQQQAQQQAQQQAQQQAQQQAQLIQQQVQGDAATLAAIQQQYLQQQQPQLRVISSAVVQQLRAQGLSGNELSAAIVNAANTVPNGIQVQQPQVISMQQLQSLLGGGVVSQEGAPYQNSPQQLLQIHPQLLQQQAGGVYGGCLVGGVGGVGGVGGVGAVPPMQAVTVDGQDALFIPAQHAQNFSGMGQVSLVNGQLVRTPVLPAGFLQNVMHLPAGGGVAVRGGVGGVGVGMVPVQVPVSVANGHTVYQTLHVPLHAPQHLQIIPQLQQMQAQPQVANVLTPSGQIQQIQIASLANVQQANGQSQAAASAAPTPATITLQAVGPSMQEQQMQQAAVSSAPHQLTVIPASSNVRNVVQMPTLGVGVGGAVQLVPALGLGGVQLAQLQHAPQPQPQPQPIIGQQIQQDPNEPGKWQVVTVSNSSAGSNAGSGSGGGSASGGECEVKREASPTLGGKRLMKRVACTCPNCDQGENRMVDRKKQHVCHIAGCNKVYGKTSHLRAHLRWHSGERPFLCNWLFCGKRFTRSDELQRHRRTHTGEKRFECPECSKRFMRSDHLAKHVRIHTKNRITEVATSTQSMYSDSGDDSCDEKMMLTIETIHTEADNEDKQQLLMISGKMDADVEEKQQLVMIRSGAKLEPDRFDS, via the exons ATGATGTCGTCTGAGCCTACAAAAGTGCAAGTGGAATATATTAACGAGGACAAAAGTACCAAG GAGGGCGGAGGCTCGCAGTCGCCGTTGGCCCTGCTGGCAGCCACGTGCAGCCGGCTGGGCGCCGCCGGGATGGGGCCCGAACATCAGCACCCCGTCAAGGACGAACAACACTATA gtccacaacaacaacagcaaGCGCAACAACAGCAGGCGCAACAGCAAGCTCAACAACAGGCGCAACAGCAGGCGCAACAGCAACAGGCCCAGCAACAGGCACAACAGCAAGCCCAACAGCAAGCCCAGCAGCAAGCACAACAACAGGCACAACAGCAACAACAGGCGCAACAACAAGCGCAACAACAAGCGCAACAGCAGGCGCAACAACAGGCGCAACAGCAAGCACAGTTGATACAGCAACAAGTACAGGGAGATGCTGCGACACTTGCAGCGATACAGCAACAGTATTTGCAACAACAACAGCCGCAGCTACGAGTCATCAGTTCAGCTGTTGTTCAACAGTTAAGAGCACAGGGACTATCT GGCAATGAATTATCAGCGGCAATTGTCAATGCGGCCAATACAGTTCCAAATGGTATACAAGTACAGCAACCTCAG GTGATATCTATGCAGCAACTGCAGTCGCTGCTGGGTGGTGGCGTGGTCTCACAAGAAGGCGCTCCGTACCAGAACTCGCCGCAACAACTGCTGCAAATACACCCGCAATTGTTACAG CAGCAAGCGGGCGGGGTATACGGCGGCTGCCTGGTCGGCGGCGTGGGCGGCGTGGGCGGGGTGGGCGGCGTGGGCGCCGTGCCGCCCATGCAGGCCGTCACCGTCGACGGACAGGACGCTCTCTTCATCCCCGCGCAGCATGCACAG AATTTCTCCGGTATGGGCCAAGTGAGTTTAGTAAACGGCCAGCTGGTGCGAACGCCGGTGCTCCCCGCTGGGTTCCTACAGAACGTGATGCATTTACCTGCTG GCGGCGGGGTCGCGGTCCGCGGCGGCGTCGGCGGCGTGGGCGTCGGCATGGTCCCAGTGCAAGTGCCCGTGTCAGTTGCGAATGGTCACACCGTGTACCAGACGCTACACGTACCGCTGCACGCGCCGCAACACCTGCAGATCATACCGCAGCTGCAGCAG ATGCAAGCGCAGCCTCAAGTCGCTAACGTGTTAACGCCGTCCGGTCAAATACAGCAGATACAAATCGCGTCTCTGGCAAATGTACAG CAAGCGAACGGGCAGTCGCAGGCGGCCGCCAGCGCAGCACCTACGCCTGCTACCATCACGCTACAG GCGGTGGGCCCGTCGATGCAAGAGCAGCAGATGCAGCAGGCAGCGGTCAGCTCCGCGCCGCACCAGCTCACTGTCATCCCTGCTTCGAGCAACGTCAGGAACGTCGTTCAG ATGCCGACGCTGGGCGTGGGCGTGGGCGGCGCGGTGCAGCTGGTCCCAGCGCTGGGACTGGGCGGCGTGCAGCTCGCGCAACTGCAACACGCGCCGCAACCGCAGCCGCAACCCCAACCTATTATAG GCCAACAGATCCAGCAAGACCCAAACGAGCCTGGCAAATGGCAGGTAGTTACCGTCAGTAACAGTAGCGCGGGCAGTAACGCCggcagcggcagcggcggcggcagcgcgtCTGGCGGCGAGTGCGAGGTGAAGAGAGAGGCTAGCCCCACCCTCGGGGGGAAAAGACTCATGAAGCGAGTCGCTTGTACCTGCCCCAACTGCGACCAGGGGGAGAA TAGAATGGTGGACCGTAAGAAGCAGCACGTGTGCCATATCGCGGGCTGCAACAAGGTGTACGGCAAGACTTCGCACCTGCGCGCGCATCTGCGCTGGCACTCGGGGGAACGACCCTTCCTTTGCAACTGGCTGTTTTGTGGCAAGAG ATTCACGAGGTCAGATGAGCTTCAGCGTCACCGGCGCACTCACACGGGCGAGAAGCGCTTCGAGTGCCCCGAGTGCAGCAAGCGGTTCATGCGCTCCGACCACCTCGCCAAACACGTGCGGATACACACCAAGAACCGGATCACG GAGGTAGCGACATCAACGCAGTCGATGTACTCGGATTCGGGCGACGACTCCTGTGACGAGAAGATGATGCTGACGATAGAGACCATCCACACGGAGGCCGACAACGAGGACAAGCAGCAGCTCCTCATGATCAG TGGCAAGATGGATGCGGACGTCGAGGAGAAGCAGCAGCTGGTGATGATCAGGTCCGGCGCCAAGCTGGAGCCTGACCGCTTCGACAGCTAG
- the LOC126379798 gene encoding transcription factor Sp4-like isoform X2: MISGDTSDEEGGGSQSPLALLAATCSRLGAAGMGPEHQHPVKDEQHYSPQQQQQAQQQQAQQQAQQQAQQQAQQQQAQQQAQQQAQQQAQQQAQQQAQQQQQAQQQAQQQAQQQAQQQAQQQAQLIQQQVQGDAATLAAIQQQYLQQQQPQLRVISSAVVQQLRAQGLSGNELSAAIVNAANTVPNGIQVQQPQVISMQQLQSLLGGGVVSQEGAPYQNSPQQLLQIHPQLLQQQAGGVYGGCLVGGVGGVGGVGGVGAVPPMQAVTVDGQDALFIPAQHAQNFSGMGQVSLVNGQLVRTPVLPAGFLQNVMHLPAEQQATVSIPGTNLTIPLSALTGNQPMITIPGSNITIPGGIQIPTSQNISIPSSSGVLPVSAANTVQVQGDKNGGNKDSKSPPSPGSGGGVAVRGGVGGVGVGMVPVQVPVSVANGHTVYQTLHVPLHAPQHLQIIPQLQQMQAQPQVANVLTPSGQIQQIQIASLANVQQANGQSQAAASAAPTPATITLQAVGPSMQEQQMQQAAVSSAPHQLTVIPASSNVRNVVQMPTLGVGVGGAVQLVPALGLGGVQLAQLQHAPQPQPQPQPIIGQQIQQDPNEPGKWQVVTVSNSSAGSNAGSGSGGGSASGGECEVKREASPTLGGKRLMKRVACTCPNCDQGENRMVDRKKQHVCHIAGCNKVYGKTSHLRAHLRWHSGERPFLCNWLFCGKRFTRSDELQRHRRTHTGEKRFECPECSKRFMRSDHLAKHVRIHTKNRITEVATSTQSMYSDSGDDSCDEKMMLTIETIHTEADNEDKQQLLMISGKMDADVEEKQQLVMIRSGAKLEPDRFDS; this comes from the exons ATGATTTCTGGCGATACATCTGATGAG GAGGGCGGAGGCTCGCAGTCGCCGTTGGCCCTGCTGGCAGCCACGTGCAGCCGGCTGGGCGCCGCCGGGATGGGGCCCGAACATCAGCACCCCGTCAAGGACGAACAACACTATA gtccacaacaacaacagcaaGCGCAACAACAGCAGGCGCAACAGCAAGCTCAACAACAGGCGCAACAGCAGGCGCAACAGCAACAGGCCCAGCAACAGGCACAACAGCAAGCCCAACAGCAAGCCCAGCAGCAAGCACAACAACAGGCACAACAGCAACAACAGGCGCAACAACAAGCGCAACAACAAGCGCAACAGCAGGCGCAACAACAGGCGCAACAGCAAGCACAGTTGATACAGCAACAAGTACAGGGAGATGCTGCGACACTTGCAGCGATACAGCAACAGTATTTGCAACAACAACAGCCGCAGCTACGAGTCATCAGTTCAGCTGTTGTTCAACAGTTAAGAGCACAGGGACTATCT GGCAATGAATTATCAGCGGCAATTGTCAATGCGGCCAATACAGTTCCAAATGGTATACAAGTACAGCAACCTCAG GTGATATCTATGCAGCAACTGCAGTCGCTGCTGGGTGGTGGCGTGGTCTCACAAGAAGGCGCTCCGTACCAGAACTCGCCGCAACAACTGCTGCAAATACACCCGCAATTGTTACAG CAGCAAGCGGGCGGGGTATACGGCGGCTGCCTGGTCGGCGGCGTGGGCGGCGTGGGCGGGGTGGGCGGCGTGGGCGCCGTGCCGCCCATGCAGGCCGTCACCGTCGACGGACAGGACGCTCTCTTCATCCCCGCGCAGCATGCACAG AATTTCTCCGGTATGGGCCAAGTGAGTTTAGTAAACGGCCAGCTGGTGCGAACGCCGGTGCTCCCCGCTGGGTTCCTACAGAACGTGATGCATTTACCTGCTG AACAACAGGCGACGGTCTCCATACCCGGCACTAACCTAACCATTCCCCTGAGCGCGTTGACCGGGAATCAGCCGATGATCACAATCCCGGGGTCCAATATCACCATCCCCGGCGGGATTCAGATCCCGACGAGTCAGAATATTAGTATTCCTAGCTCGTCCGGGGTATTGCCCGTGAGTGCTGCCAATACCGTGCAAGTGCAAGGGGACAAGAACGGGGGGAACAAGGACAGTAAATCGCCGCCCAGCCCTGGATCAG GCGGCGGGGTCGCGGTCCGCGGCGGCGTCGGCGGCGTGGGCGTCGGCATGGTCCCAGTGCAAGTGCCCGTGTCAGTTGCGAATGGTCACACCGTGTACCAGACGCTACACGTACCGCTGCACGCGCCGCAACACCTGCAGATCATACCGCAGCTGCAGCAG ATGCAAGCGCAGCCTCAAGTCGCTAACGTGTTAACGCCGTCCGGTCAAATACAGCAGATACAAATCGCGTCTCTGGCAAATGTACAG CAAGCGAACGGGCAGTCGCAGGCGGCCGCCAGCGCAGCACCTACGCCTGCTACCATCACGCTACAG GCGGTGGGCCCGTCGATGCAAGAGCAGCAGATGCAGCAGGCAGCGGTCAGCTCCGCGCCGCACCAGCTCACTGTCATCCCTGCTTCGAGCAACGTCAGGAACGTCGTTCAG ATGCCGACGCTGGGCGTGGGCGTGGGCGGCGCGGTGCAGCTGGTCCCAGCGCTGGGACTGGGCGGCGTGCAGCTCGCGCAACTGCAACACGCGCCGCAACCGCAGCCGCAACCCCAACCTATTATAG GCCAACAGATCCAGCAAGACCCAAACGAGCCTGGCAAATGGCAGGTAGTTACCGTCAGTAACAGTAGCGCGGGCAGTAACGCCggcagcggcagcggcggcggcagcgcgtCTGGCGGCGAGTGCGAGGTGAAGAGAGAGGCTAGCCCCACCCTCGGGGGGAAAAGACTCATGAAGCGAGTCGCTTGTACCTGCCCCAACTGCGACCAGGGGGAGAA TAGAATGGTGGACCGTAAGAAGCAGCACGTGTGCCATATCGCGGGCTGCAACAAGGTGTACGGCAAGACTTCGCACCTGCGCGCGCATCTGCGCTGGCACTCGGGGGAACGACCCTTCCTTTGCAACTGGCTGTTTTGTGGCAAGAG ATTCACGAGGTCAGATGAGCTTCAGCGTCACCGGCGCACTCACACGGGCGAGAAGCGCTTCGAGTGCCCCGAGTGCAGCAAGCGGTTCATGCGCTCCGACCACCTCGCCAAACACGTGCGGATACACACCAAGAACCGGATCACG GAGGTAGCGACATCAACGCAGTCGATGTACTCGGATTCGGGCGACGACTCCTGTGACGAGAAGATGATGCTGACGATAGAGACCATCCACACGGAGGCCGACAACGAGGACAAGCAGCAGCTCCTCATGATCAG TGGCAAGATGGATGCGGACGTCGAGGAGAAGCAGCAGCTGGTGATGATCAGGTCCGGCGCCAAGCTGGAGCCTGACCGCTTCGACAGCTAG
- the LOC126379798 gene encoding transcription factor Sp4-like isoform X1: MMSSEPTKVQVEYINEDKSTKEGGGSQSPLALLAATCSRLGAAGMGPEHQHPVKDEQHYSPQQQQQAQQQQAQQQAQQQAQQQAQQQQAQQQAQQQAQQQAQQQAQQQAQQQQQAQQQAQQQAQQQAQQQAQQQAQLIQQQVQGDAATLAAIQQQYLQQQQPQLRVISSAVVQQLRAQGLSGNELSAAIVNAANTVPNGIQVQQPQVISMQQLQSLLGGGVVSQEGAPYQNSPQQLLQIHPQLLQQQAGGVYGGCLVGGVGGVGGVGGVGAVPPMQAVTVDGQDALFIPAQHAQNFSGMGQVSLVNGQLVRTPVLPAGFLQNVMHLPAEQQATVSIPGTNLTIPLSALTGNQPMITIPGSNITIPGGIQIPTSQNISIPSSSGVLPVSAANTVQVQGDKNGGNKDSKSPPSPGSGGGVAVRGGVGGVGVGMVPVQVPVSVANGHTVYQTLHVPLHAPQHLQIIPQLQQMQAQPQVANVLTPSGQIQQIQIASLANVQQANGQSQAAASAAPTPATITLQAVGPSMQEQQMQQAAVSSAPHQLTVIPASSNVRNVVQMPTLGVGVGGAVQLVPALGLGGVQLAQLQHAPQPQPQPQPIIGQQIQQDPNEPGKWQVVTVSNSSAGSNAGSGSGGGSASGGECEVKREASPTLGGKRLMKRVACTCPNCDQGENRMVDRKKQHVCHIAGCNKVYGKTSHLRAHLRWHSGERPFLCNWLFCGKRFTRSDELQRHRRTHTGEKRFECPECSKRFMRSDHLAKHVRIHTKNRITEVATSTQSMYSDSGDDSCDEKMMLTIETIHTEADNEDKQQLLMISGKMDADVEEKQQLVMIRSGAKLEPDRFDS, encoded by the exons ATGATGTCGTCTGAGCCTACAAAAGTGCAAGTGGAATATATTAACGAGGACAAAAGTACCAAG GAGGGCGGAGGCTCGCAGTCGCCGTTGGCCCTGCTGGCAGCCACGTGCAGCCGGCTGGGCGCCGCCGGGATGGGGCCCGAACATCAGCACCCCGTCAAGGACGAACAACACTATA gtccacaacaacaacagcaaGCGCAACAACAGCAGGCGCAACAGCAAGCTCAACAACAGGCGCAACAGCAGGCGCAACAGCAACAGGCCCAGCAACAGGCACAACAGCAAGCCCAACAGCAAGCCCAGCAGCAAGCACAACAACAGGCACAACAGCAACAACAGGCGCAACAACAAGCGCAACAACAAGCGCAACAGCAGGCGCAACAACAGGCGCAACAGCAAGCACAGTTGATACAGCAACAAGTACAGGGAGATGCTGCGACACTTGCAGCGATACAGCAACAGTATTTGCAACAACAACAGCCGCAGCTACGAGTCATCAGTTCAGCTGTTGTTCAACAGTTAAGAGCACAGGGACTATCT GGCAATGAATTATCAGCGGCAATTGTCAATGCGGCCAATACAGTTCCAAATGGTATACAAGTACAGCAACCTCAG GTGATATCTATGCAGCAACTGCAGTCGCTGCTGGGTGGTGGCGTGGTCTCACAAGAAGGCGCTCCGTACCAGAACTCGCCGCAACAACTGCTGCAAATACACCCGCAATTGTTACAG CAGCAAGCGGGCGGGGTATACGGCGGCTGCCTGGTCGGCGGCGTGGGCGGCGTGGGCGGGGTGGGCGGCGTGGGCGCCGTGCCGCCCATGCAGGCCGTCACCGTCGACGGACAGGACGCTCTCTTCATCCCCGCGCAGCATGCACAG AATTTCTCCGGTATGGGCCAAGTGAGTTTAGTAAACGGCCAGCTGGTGCGAACGCCGGTGCTCCCCGCTGGGTTCCTACAGAACGTGATGCATTTACCTGCTG AACAACAGGCGACGGTCTCCATACCCGGCACTAACCTAACCATTCCCCTGAGCGCGTTGACCGGGAATCAGCCGATGATCACAATCCCGGGGTCCAATATCACCATCCCCGGCGGGATTCAGATCCCGACGAGTCAGAATATTAGTATTCCTAGCTCGTCCGGGGTATTGCCCGTGAGTGCTGCCAATACCGTGCAAGTGCAAGGGGACAAGAACGGGGGGAACAAGGACAGTAAATCGCCGCCCAGCCCTGGATCAG GCGGCGGGGTCGCGGTCCGCGGCGGCGTCGGCGGCGTGGGCGTCGGCATGGTCCCAGTGCAAGTGCCCGTGTCAGTTGCGAATGGTCACACCGTGTACCAGACGCTACACGTACCGCTGCACGCGCCGCAACACCTGCAGATCATACCGCAGCTGCAGCAG ATGCAAGCGCAGCCTCAAGTCGCTAACGTGTTAACGCCGTCCGGTCAAATACAGCAGATACAAATCGCGTCTCTGGCAAATGTACAG CAAGCGAACGGGCAGTCGCAGGCGGCCGCCAGCGCAGCACCTACGCCTGCTACCATCACGCTACAG GCGGTGGGCCCGTCGATGCAAGAGCAGCAGATGCAGCAGGCAGCGGTCAGCTCCGCGCCGCACCAGCTCACTGTCATCCCTGCTTCGAGCAACGTCAGGAACGTCGTTCAG ATGCCGACGCTGGGCGTGGGCGTGGGCGGCGCGGTGCAGCTGGTCCCAGCGCTGGGACTGGGCGGCGTGCAGCTCGCGCAACTGCAACACGCGCCGCAACCGCAGCCGCAACCCCAACCTATTATAG GCCAACAGATCCAGCAAGACCCAAACGAGCCTGGCAAATGGCAGGTAGTTACCGTCAGTAACAGTAGCGCGGGCAGTAACGCCggcagcggcagcggcggcggcagcgcgtCTGGCGGCGAGTGCGAGGTGAAGAGAGAGGCTAGCCCCACCCTCGGGGGGAAAAGACTCATGAAGCGAGTCGCTTGTACCTGCCCCAACTGCGACCAGGGGGAGAA TAGAATGGTGGACCGTAAGAAGCAGCACGTGTGCCATATCGCGGGCTGCAACAAGGTGTACGGCAAGACTTCGCACCTGCGCGCGCATCTGCGCTGGCACTCGGGGGAACGACCCTTCCTTTGCAACTGGCTGTTTTGTGGCAAGAG ATTCACGAGGTCAGATGAGCTTCAGCGTCACCGGCGCACTCACACGGGCGAGAAGCGCTTCGAGTGCCCCGAGTGCAGCAAGCGGTTCATGCGCTCCGACCACCTCGCCAAACACGTGCGGATACACACCAAGAACCGGATCACG GAGGTAGCGACATCAACGCAGTCGATGTACTCGGATTCGGGCGACGACTCCTGTGACGAGAAGATGATGCTGACGATAGAGACCATCCACACGGAGGCCGACAACGAGGACAAGCAGCAGCTCCTCATGATCAG TGGCAAGATGGATGCGGACGTCGAGGAGAAGCAGCAGCTGGTGATGATCAGGTCCGGCGCCAAGCTGGAGCCTGACCGCTTCGACAGCTAG
- the LOC126379798 gene encoding transcription factor Sp4-like isoform X3, giving the protein MMSSEPTKVQVEYINEDKSTKEGGGSQSPLALLAATCSRLGAAGMGPEHQHPVKDEQHYSPQQQQQAQQQQAQQQAQQQAQQQAQQQQAQQQAQQQAQQQAQQQAQQQAQQQQQAQQQAQQQAQQQAQQQAQQQAQLIQQQVQGDAATLAAIQQQYLQQQQPQLRVISSAVVQQLRAQGLSGNELSAAIVNAANTVPNGIQVQQPQVISMQQLQSLLGGGVVSQEGAPYQNSPQQLLQIHPQLLQQQAGGVYGGCLVGGVGGVGGVGGVGAVPPMQAVTVDGQDALFIPAQHAQNFSGMGQVSLVNGQLVRTPVLPAGFLQNVMHLPAEQQATVSIPGTNLTIPLSALTGNQPMITIPGSNITIPGGIQIPTSQNISIPSSSGVLPVSAANTVQVQGDKNGGNKDSKSPPSPGSGGGVAVRGGVGGVGVGMVPVQVPVSVANGHTVYQTLHVPLHAPQHLQIIPQLQQMQAQPQVANVLTPSGQIQQIQIASLANVQQANGQSQAAASAAPTPATITLQMPTLGVGVGGAVQLVPALGLGGVQLAQLQHAPQPQPQPQPIIGQQIQQDPNEPGKWQVVTVSNSSAGSNAGSGSGGGSASGGECEVKREASPTLGGKRLMKRVACTCPNCDQGENRMVDRKKQHVCHIAGCNKVYGKTSHLRAHLRWHSGERPFLCNWLFCGKRFTRSDELQRHRRTHTGEKRFECPECSKRFMRSDHLAKHVRIHTKNRITEVATSTQSMYSDSGDDSCDEKMMLTIETIHTEADNEDKQQLLMISGKMDADVEEKQQLVMIRSGAKLEPDRFDS; this is encoded by the exons ATGATGTCGTCTGAGCCTACAAAAGTGCAAGTGGAATATATTAACGAGGACAAAAGTACCAAG GAGGGCGGAGGCTCGCAGTCGCCGTTGGCCCTGCTGGCAGCCACGTGCAGCCGGCTGGGCGCCGCCGGGATGGGGCCCGAACATCAGCACCCCGTCAAGGACGAACAACACTATA gtccacaacaacaacagcaaGCGCAACAACAGCAGGCGCAACAGCAAGCTCAACAACAGGCGCAACAGCAGGCGCAACAGCAACAGGCCCAGCAACAGGCACAACAGCAAGCCCAACAGCAAGCCCAGCAGCAAGCACAACAACAGGCACAACAGCAACAACAGGCGCAACAACAAGCGCAACAACAAGCGCAACAGCAGGCGCAACAACAGGCGCAACAGCAAGCACAGTTGATACAGCAACAAGTACAGGGAGATGCTGCGACACTTGCAGCGATACAGCAACAGTATTTGCAACAACAACAGCCGCAGCTACGAGTCATCAGTTCAGCTGTTGTTCAACAGTTAAGAGCACAGGGACTATCT GGCAATGAATTATCAGCGGCAATTGTCAATGCGGCCAATACAGTTCCAAATGGTATACAAGTACAGCAACCTCAG GTGATATCTATGCAGCAACTGCAGTCGCTGCTGGGTGGTGGCGTGGTCTCACAAGAAGGCGCTCCGTACCAGAACTCGCCGCAACAACTGCTGCAAATACACCCGCAATTGTTACAG CAGCAAGCGGGCGGGGTATACGGCGGCTGCCTGGTCGGCGGCGTGGGCGGCGTGGGCGGGGTGGGCGGCGTGGGCGCCGTGCCGCCCATGCAGGCCGTCACCGTCGACGGACAGGACGCTCTCTTCATCCCCGCGCAGCATGCACAG AATTTCTCCGGTATGGGCCAAGTGAGTTTAGTAAACGGCCAGCTGGTGCGAACGCCGGTGCTCCCCGCTGGGTTCCTACAGAACGTGATGCATTTACCTGCTG AACAACAGGCGACGGTCTCCATACCCGGCACTAACCTAACCATTCCCCTGAGCGCGTTGACCGGGAATCAGCCGATGATCACAATCCCGGGGTCCAATATCACCATCCCCGGCGGGATTCAGATCCCGACGAGTCAGAATATTAGTATTCCTAGCTCGTCCGGGGTATTGCCCGTGAGTGCTGCCAATACCGTGCAAGTGCAAGGGGACAAGAACGGGGGGAACAAGGACAGTAAATCGCCGCCCAGCCCTGGATCAG GCGGCGGGGTCGCGGTCCGCGGCGGCGTCGGCGGCGTGGGCGTCGGCATGGTCCCAGTGCAAGTGCCCGTGTCAGTTGCGAATGGTCACACCGTGTACCAGACGCTACACGTACCGCTGCACGCGCCGCAACACCTGCAGATCATACCGCAGCTGCAGCAG ATGCAAGCGCAGCCTCAAGTCGCTAACGTGTTAACGCCGTCCGGTCAAATACAGCAGATACAAATCGCGTCTCTGGCAAATGTACAG CAAGCGAACGGGCAGTCGCAGGCGGCCGCCAGCGCAGCACCTACGCCTGCTACCATCACGCTACAG ATGCCGACGCTGGGCGTGGGCGTGGGCGGCGCGGTGCAGCTGGTCCCAGCGCTGGGACTGGGCGGCGTGCAGCTCGCGCAACTGCAACACGCGCCGCAACCGCAGCCGCAACCCCAACCTATTATAG GCCAACAGATCCAGCAAGACCCAAACGAGCCTGGCAAATGGCAGGTAGTTACCGTCAGTAACAGTAGCGCGGGCAGTAACGCCggcagcggcagcggcggcggcagcgcgtCTGGCGGCGAGTGCGAGGTGAAGAGAGAGGCTAGCCCCACCCTCGGGGGGAAAAGACTCATGAAGCGAGTCGCTTGTACCTGCCCCAACTGCGACCAGGGGGAGAA TAGAATGGTGGACCGTAAGAAGCAGCACGTGTGCCATATCGCGGGCTGCAACAAGGTGTACGGCAAGACTTCGCACCTGCGCGCGCATCTGCGCTGGCACTCGGGGGAACGACCCTTCCTTTGCAACTGGCTGTTTTGTGGCAAGAG ATTCACGAGGTCAGATGAGCTTCAGCGTCACCGGCGCACTCACACGGGCGAGAAGCGCTTCGAGTGCCCCGAGTGCAGCAAGCGGTTCATGCGCTCCGACCACCTCGCCAAACACGTGCGGATACACACCAAGAACCGGATCACG GAGGTAGCGACATCAACGCAGTCGATGTACTCGGATTCGGGCGACGACTCCTGTGACGAGAAGATGATGCTGACGATAGAGACCATCCACACGGAGGCCGACAACGAGGACAAGCAGCAGCTCCTCATGATCAG TGGCAAGATGGATGCGGACGTCGAGGAGAAGCAGCAGCTGGTGATGATCAGGTCCGGCGCCAAGCTGGAGCCTGACCGCTTCGACAGCTAG